A section of the Sceloporus undulatus isolate JIND9_A2432 ecotype Alabama chromosome 3, SceUnd_v1.1, whole genome shotgun sequence genome encodes:
- the SLK gene encoding STE20-like serine/threonine-protein kinase, whose protein sequence is MSFFNFRKIFKLGGEKKKKQYEHVKRDLNPEDYWEIIGELGDGAFGKVFKAQNKETKVLAAAKVIDTKSEEELEDYMVEIDILASSDHPNIVKLLDAFYYENNLWILIEFCAGGAVDAVMLELERPLTEPQIRVVCRQTLEALHYLHENKIIHRDLKAGNILFTLDGDIKLADFGVSAKNTRTIQRRDSFIGTPYWMAPEVVMCETSKDRPYDYKADVWSLGVTLIEMAEIEPPHHELNPMRVLLKIAKSEPPSLAQPSKWSPDFKDFLKKCLEKNVDARWTTAELLQHPFVTVTTNKPIRELIAEAKAEVTEEVEDGKDDDEEEESENSLQLPANKRASSDLSIASSEEDKLSQNASILESVSERTEHPITEGTSTNASEGEKRGVEPGSNEKENHVVSAIVITQENGERLQNGAALLHEDDEGKENEKIIQNTLSSGDTESQKEEKEIETVISETNVKPSLKTEEENTFSNKSEVEHKQEIKSEPEGSNAVITETISKDTDIKESSINLQENKDEEELSTEGIKETKDLQGNNKDEESGLKETEGQKEAAPEESQVTGADESTNELQRKLKEGTSNAQEADNKALTTDTDKVQLGNTQESTVCVSEEVEEKTPSEPPFVKSEDKMVGSDQQVVEKYSDDSNRKDTTQETETKVPEEQKRAADGTENVQETRRTEEVNTEDKCRVAEPGHNLGSRVEENHRSHIQTGTELGAVSCDVPVKNELEDTAVNQQHEHSSVPNISISCAENEAENKSGNQTSVENSRNTDPESSKENDTDSGTGSTADNSSIDLNLSISSFLTKNKDSGSISLQETKRHKKTLKKTRKFVVDGVEVSVTTSKIVTDSDSKSEELRYLRFGSKKRQYDQEIENLEKQQKQTIERLEQEHTNRLRDEAKRIKGEQEKELSKFQNMLKNKKKEVFNEVEKAPKELRKELMKRKKEELTQSQHAQEQEFVQKQQQELDASLKKIIQQQKSELATIERDCLNNKQQLMRAREAAIWELEERHLQEKHQLLKQQLKDQYFMQRHQLLKRHEKETEQMQRYNQRLIEELKNKQTQERARLPKIQRSEAKTRMAMFKKSLRINSSSTPEQDREKIKQFAVQEEKRQKNERLAQHQKHENQMRDLQLQCEANIRELHQLQNEKCHLLVEHETQKLKELDEEHSQELKEWREKLRPRKKTLEEEFARKLQEQEVFFKMSGESECLNPSTQSRISKFYPIPNMHST, encoded by the exons ATACTCATCGAGTTCTGTGCTGGTGGTGCTGTGGATGCTGTAATGTTAG AACTTGAAAGACCACTAACAGAGCCACAAATCAGGGTAGTTTGCAGACAAACACTGGAGGCGCTGCACTATCTGCATGAAAATAAGATCATTCACAGAGATCTTAAAGCTGGCAATATTCTTTTTACATTAGATGGAGACATTAAACTGG CGGATTTTGGAGTGTCTGCTAAAAATACAAGGACAATACAAAGACGAGATTCATTCATTGGTACACCATATTG GATGGCCCCTGAAGTAGTAATGTGTGAGACATCTAAAGACAGGCCTTATGATTACAAGGCTGACGTTTGGTCTTTAGGTGTCACTTTAATAGAAATGGCTGAAATAGAACCACCTCATCATGAATTGAATCCAATGCGTGTTCTGctgaaaatagcaaaatcagagCCACCCTCATTGGCACAACCCTCAAAATG GTCTCCTGATTTTAAAGACTTCTTAAAGAAGTGTTTGGAAAAAAATGTAGATGCCAGATGGACCACTGCTGAACTTCTGCAG catccaTTTGTTACTGTAACCACCAATAAACCAATCAGAGAATTGATTGCTGAAGCAAAGGCTGAAGTTACAGAAGAAGTAGAAGATGGGAAAGATGACGATGAAGAGGAAGAGTCTGAAAATTCTCTG CAATTACCTGCAAATAAGCGAGCCTCATCTGACCTCAGCATTGCCAGTTCAGAAGAGGATAAACTTTCACAGAATGCCTCTATCCTGGAATCAGTTTCTGAAAGAACAGAGCATCCAATCACAGAAGGGACTAGTACTAATGCCTCTGAAGGTGAAAAAAGGGGTGTGGAGCCCGGCAGCAATGAAAAAGAGAATCATGTTGTAAGCGCAATTGTTATTACACaggaaaatggtgaaaggttgcAGAATGGCGCTGCATTACTGCATGAAGATGATGAAGGAAAGGAGAATGAAAAAATTATTCAAAACACACTGTCAAGTGGAGACACTGAAtcacagaaagaagagaaggaaatagaaacagtcaTTTCTGAAACTAATGTTAAGCCCAGtctgaaaacagaagaagaaaatacattttcaaataaGTCAGAAGTTGAACACAAACAAGAAATAAAATCTGAACCTGAAGGCAGCAATGCAGTAATAACTGAAACAATATCAAAAGACACTGATATAAAAGAGAGTAGCATAAACCTCCAAGAAAATAAAGATGAGGAGGAACTGTCTACAGAAGGAATTAAGGAGACTAAAGATTTGCAAGGGAATAACAAGGATGAAGAGAGTGGCCTGAAAGAAACTGAaggtcaaaaagaagcagctcctGAAGAGTCTCAGGTGACAGGGGCAGATGAGTCAACTAATGAACTGCAGAGAAAGTTAAAAGAAGGTACCAGTAATGCTCAAGAGGCAGATAACAAAGCTTTGACCACAGATACAGATAAGGTGCAGCTTGGGAATACCCAGGAGTCAACTGTGTGTGTTTCTGAGGAAGTGGAGgagaaaaccccctctgaaccaccTTTTGTTAAAAGCGAGGACAAAATGGTAGGTTCTGATCAGCAGGTAGTTGAAAAATACAGTGATGATTCTAACAGAAAAGATACAACACAAGAAACAGAAACCAAGGTTCCAGAAGAACAGAAGCGAGCAGCAGATGGTACTGAGAATGTCCAAGAGACAAGGAGAACTGAGGAAGTAAACACTGAAGATAAGTGTAGAGTTGCAGAACCTGGTCATAACTTAGGAAGTAGAGTTGAAGAAAACCACAGGAGTCACATTCAAACAGGCACAGAACTTGGAGCAGTTTCTTGTGACGTACCAGTTAAAAATGAACTTGAAGATACTGCTGTCAACCAGCAACATGAACATTCTTCAGTACCCAATATTAGCATTAGCTGTGcagaaaatgaagcagaaaataAATCAGGCAATCAAACAAGTGTTGAAAACTCAAGGAATACTGATCCTGAAAGCTCCAAAGAAAATGATACAGATTCAGGAACTGGTTCTACAGCTGACAACAGTAGCATTGATTTGAACTTATCAATTTCCAGCTTCCTTACTAAAAACAAGGATAGTGGATCAATATCTTTACAG GAAACTAAAAGACACAAAAAAACTCTTAAGAAAACTCGCAAGTTTGTTGTTGATGGTGTAGAAGTAAGTGTGACAACTTCAAAAATAGTCACTGACAGTGATTCTAAAAGTGAAGAGTTGCGATACCTTCG CTTTGGT agtaaGAAGCGGCAATATGACCAGGAGATTGAAAACCTAGAAAAACAGCAGAAACAGACAATAGAGCGTTTGGAACAGGAGCACACAAATCGCCTACGTGATGAAGCAAAACGTATCAAaggagaacaagaaaaagaattGTCCAAATTTCAGAACatgttgaaaaacaaaaaaaaggag GTTTTTAATGAAGTGGAGAAAGCACCAAAAGAGCTGAGAAAAGAGCTCATGAAACGCAAGAAAGAGGAGCTTACTCAGTCCCAGCATGCTCAG GAGCAAGAATTCGTGCAGAAGCAGCAACAAGAATTGGATGCCTCGCTAAAGAAAATAATTCAGCAGCAAAAATCAGAGCTAGCCACAATTGAACGAGATTGTCTTAATAACAAGCAACAGCTCATGAGAG CTCGTGAAGCTGCAATATGGGAGCTAGAAGAGCGACATTTACAGGAAAAACACCAACTCCTCAAACAGCAACTAAAAGATCAGTACTTTATGCAGAGACACCAGCTGCTCAAACGACATGAAAAA gaaACAGAACAAATGCAAAGATACAATCAGCGGCTTATTGAGGAATTAAAAAACAAGCAGACACAGGAAAGAGCCCGACTGCCAAAAATCCAGCGCAGTGAAGCAAAAACGAGAATGGCTATGTTCAAAAAAAGCCTAAGAATTAATTCTTCAAGCACTCCAGAACAGGATCGTGAAAAGATAAAGCAG TTTGCCgttcaagaagaaaaaagacaaaaaaatgaaAGACTGGCTCAACATCAGAAGCATGAAAATCAGATGAGAGACCTTCAACTGCAGTGTGAAGCCAATATTAGAGAACTGCACCAATTACAG AATGAAAAATGCCATCTACTGGTTGAACATGAAACTCAAAAACTAAAAGAATTAGATGAGGAACATAGCCAGGAACTAAAAgaatggagagagaaactgagaccaAGGAAAAAG ACATTAGAAGAAGAATTTGCACGGAAGCTTCAAGAACAggaagttttctttaaaatgtctggAGAGTCTGAATGCCTTAATCCATCAACGCAAAGCCGAATTTCTAAATTCTACCCAATTCCTAACATGCATTCCACTTGA